The Marinoscillum sp. 108 genome has a segment encoding these proteins:
- a CDS encoding sensor histidine kinase has translation MNKRKIYWMCQVGGWSFYGFLQIFLYATVQQLDMTQILGEVVQVLFYIFSTHFLRYIVIHFGWLNDHWVKLIPRLLFVILILSLMNYGLLLTYSFISGELTGRDFLPFTILLNVFGPMIIYFIWAMIYFTFHYFERYNKGLKYEAAAKEIELRNLRSQLNPHFIFNALNSIRALVDENPVKSKNAITQLSNILRNSLTVDRQRLVTFSEEMEMVRDYLALETIRYEERLRIEFNIDPKSTEYLIPPLMVQTLVENGIKHGISTLKNGGKVEISSKVDNENLFIQIRNTGQYLNGETKKKSGFGLNNTKKRLELIYGDQASFRILNETKKIVLTEIVLPRSL, from the coding sequence ATGAATAAGCGCAAGATTTACTGGATGTGTCAGGTTGGTGGGTGGTCGTTTTACGGTTTCCTCCAGATTTTCCTTTATGCTACGGTGCAGCAGCTGGACATGACACAGATTTTGGGTGAAGTGGTTCAGGTGCTTTTTTACATTTTTTCCACTCACTTCCTGCGCTACATTGTCATTCATTTTGGTTGGCTCAATGATCACTGGGTGAAGTTGATTCCGAGACTTCTGTTCGTAATTCTGATACTTAGTTTGATGAATTATGGCCTGTTATTGACCTATTCGTTTATAAGTGGTGAGCTTACCGGGCGTGATTTTTTGCCATTCACCATCCTGCTCAATGTGTTTGGGCCTATGATCATTTATTTCATTTGGGCCATGATCTACTTCACCTTCCACTATTTCGAGCGGTATAACAAAGGGCTGAAGTATGAGGCGGCAGCCAAGGAGATAGAGCTCAGAAATCTAAGATCTCAGCTCAACCCACACTTTATTTTCAACGCCCTGAATAGCATTCGAGCCCTGGTGGATGAGAATCCGGTCAAGTCAAAAAACGCCATCACGCAGCTCTCCAACATTTTGAGAAACTCCCTGACTGTGGACCGTCAGCGGCTGGTTACTTTCTCTGAAGAAATGGAAATGGTGAGAGATTACCTGGCACTGGAAACCATTCGCTATGAGGAGCGTTTAAGAATAGAATTTAACATAGACCCCAAATCTACCGAATACCTTATCCCCCCTCTCATGGTTCAAACACTTGTAGAAAATGGTATCAAACACGGCATTTCTACATTGAAAAACGGAGGCAAGGTGGAGATTTCTTCCAAAGTGGACAATGAAAACTTGTTTATTCAGATTAGAAATACCGGCCAATATCTGAACGGTGAAACAAAGAAGAAATCCGGATTTGGACTTAACAATACCAAGAAAAGGCTGGAACTGATCTATGGCGATCAGGCCTCCTTCAGAATACTTAATGAGACCAAAAAAATAGTTTTAACGGAGATAGTATTACCAAGGTCCCTATGA